In a single window of the Micromonospora sp. WMMD1155 genome:
- a CDS encoding ECF transporter S component, whose protein sequence is MSTLTVAVRVPGRAVLAITMASFLGFVAFLWPFVVAPGTFGSTQTPPLMFGVLLLLVLAVIFAEIADGRIDAKALAMLGVLSAINAALRPLGAGTAGIETVFFILVLAGRVFGPGFGFALGCTSLFASALLTGGVGPWMPYQMFGCAWVGMFAGLLPRLRGRAEIALLAAYAAVSGYFFGFMLNLSFWPFSLDPTSSIAYQPGLPMLDQLHRYLTFFTVTSLGWDTGRAVTTAVLVTLAGPAVLGAFRRAARRARFRAAPAFTAAAVPSSADLL, encoded by the coding sequence GTGAGCACGCTGACCGTCGCCGTCCGCGTGCCCGGCCGTGCCGTGCTCGCGATCACCATGGCGTCGTTCCTCGGCTTCGTCGCGTTCCTCTGGCCGTTCGTCGTCGCACCCGGCACCTTCGGCTCCACCCAGACCCCGCCGCTGATGTTCGGGGTGCTGCTGCTCCTCGTCCTCGCCGTCATCTTCGCCGAGATCGCCGACGGCAGAATCGACGCGAAGGCCCTCGCCATGCTGGGCGTGCTGTCCGCGATCAACGCGGCCCTGCGACCACTCGGCGCGGGCACGGCCGGCATCGAGACGGTCTTCTTCATCCTCGTCCTCGCCGGTCGGGTCTTCGGGCCCGGCTTCGGATTCGCGCTCGGCTGCACGTCACTGTTCGCCTCCGCCCTGCTCACCGGGGGAGTCGGACCCTGGATGCCCTACCAGATGTTCGGCTGCGCCTGGGTCGGCATGTTCGCCGGCCTGCTGCCCAGGCTCCGGGGACGGGCGGAGATCGCCCTGCTCGCCGCCTACGCCGCCGTCAGCGGGTACTTCTTCGGCTTCATGCTGAACCTGTCGTTCTGGCCGTTCTCGCTCGACCCGACCAGCTCGATCGCCTACCAACCGGGCCTGCCGATGCTGGACCAACTCCACCGGTACCTGACCTTCTTCACCGTCACCTCACTGGGCTGGGACACCGGACGAGCGGTCACCACCGCTGTCCTCGTCACCCTCGCCGGGCCGGCGGTGCTCGGGGCATTCCGGCGGGCGGCCCGGCGTGCACGTTTCCGAGCTGCTCCGGCGTTTACGGCCGCTGCTGTGCCGTCCTCAGCCGACCTGCTCTGA
- a CDS encoding RICIN domain-containing protein, which yields MSLSERPIGRRQLLATTALSAGAVAFADGAAPGRASAAVPTQVTLPERGIYDTVAATAWTDGLLTGNGEYGAVLYGTPTLEKVIFNHHRFVLPNGSRGVLPPVNSGQLSRARDQALSGNYTGATTTFVNGWALRWTQTYHPGHELQISTPAMTTVNDYARITDFATGEVSHTWTDGSGTWRRRVFASRADRVVVHELLPALGQTLDATLRVNTGLDGLPGNVRYTVSATVVGGSGYLDVRGTYPSGGAYGFEGVTRVVASGSQASVTVSGSALVVSRATKILLLTKLDRYETAAGWDGQPLQAALAMLPADYATLQGRHVPTHQAMYGRSGIDLGVSAADRQLSTSQLIARQRTSPTIVDIALLERLYDSGRYHFVSSSGVLPPRLTGIWTGTWTGAWADDFTTDANINLQVAAGNILDFGDAMQGYRTLVLGQLAHWRENARRLYGARGFLAPSRTDGEYGYMLHFDSGFPGHCWTGGADWLLYPLLEYYQTTGDVAFLRDHLGPALIELALFYEDFLTRTDSAGKVVFVPSFSMENRPASTGQLLAINATGDIMAGRHALTAAVDAANTLGVEQGAGQGVQRWTALLARLPAYTVNGDGALAEWSWPGLTDNYNHRHAHHLYGAWPLHEINPEDRPDLVRTARRALDLRGDENLSAHGSLHRALARARLKDGPGVYANLLKILGRNMVFRSLMTSHNPNLSIYNADAANAIPAVLAESLVYTRPGVLELLPALPDQLPRGTITGVRGRNRILIQELTWDTSARTATVTLNSAIAQEISLICRRGIASVTATPAVTVTSSTLGNHARRVALPAATTIQITVGLSTNAPAGKYRLVNRSSGKVLDVNGGSTADGARIIQWTWTGATNQQWTLEPNPDGSYRIRSVSSGKVLHSASGSAQGAALTQSTDTNSDNQWWKLVPASTSGYHRLVNVRNGWCADVSGASTADGGSVIQWPVTSTGGNQEWQLVAL from the coding sequence ATGAGCCTCTCCGAACGTCCCATCGGGCGGAGGCAACTGCTCGCCACCACGGCACTGTCGGCCGGCGCTGTCGCGTTCGCCGACGGGGCGGCGCCCGGACGGGCTTCCGCAGCCGTCCCGACACAGGTCACGCTCCCGGAGCGGGGCATCTACGACACGGTGGCGGCGACCGCGTGGACCGATGGTCTCCTGACCGGCAACGGCGAGTACGGCGCGGTGCTCTACGGTACGCCGACGCTGGAGAAGGTGATTTTCAACCATCACCGGTTCGTGTTGCCGAACGGCTCCCGGGGCGTGCTGCCGCCGGTGAACTCGGGGCAGCTCTCCCGTGCCCGTGACCAGGCTCTGTCCGGGAACTACACCGGGGCCACGACGACCTTCGTCAACGGCTGGGCGCTGCGGTGGACGCAGACCTACCACCCTGGCCACGAGTTGCAGATCAGCACGCCGGCGATGACGACGGTCAACGACTACGCCCGGATCACCGACTTCGCCACCGGCGAGGTCAGCCACACCTGGACCGACGGGTCGGGCACCTGGCGGCGTCGCGTCTTCGCCTCACGCGCAGACCGGGTCGTCGTCCACGAGCTGCTGCCGGCGCTCGGACAGACGCTGGACGCGACCCTGCGCGTCAACACCGGGTTGGACGGCCTGCCGGGCAACGTGCGCTACACGGTCTCCGCGACGGTCGTCGGGGGCTCAGGGTACCTGGACGTGCGCGGCACGTATCCGTCCGGCGGCGCGTACGGGTTCGAAGGGGTCACCCGCGTCGTAGCCAGCGGCAGCCAGGCGTCGGTCACGGTGAGCGGTTCGGCTCTCGTGGTGTCCCGGGCCACCAAGATTCTGCTGCTGACCAAGCTCGACCGGTATGAGACGGCCGCCGGTTGGGACGGGCAGCCGTTGCAGGCCGCGCTGGCAATGCTGCCCGCCGACTACGCCACCCTGCAGGGCCGACACGTCCCAACCCATCAGGCGATGTACGGCCGCTCTGGCATCGACCTGGGCGTCTCCGCCGCCGATCGACAACTGTCCACCAGTCAGCTGATCGCCCGCCAGAGGACCAGCCCCACCATCGTCGACATCGCGCTGTTGGAGCGCCTGTACGACTCGGGCCGGTATCACTTCGTCAGCTCCAGCGGGGTCCTGCCGCCACGCCTGACCGGGATCTGGACCGGCACCTGGACCGGGGCCTGGGCTGACGACTTCACCACCGACGCCAACATCAACCTCCAGGTAGCGGCCGGGAACATTCTCGACTTCGGTGACGCGATGCAGGGGTACCGGACGCTGGTCCTCGGACAGTTGGCCCACTGGCGGGAGAATGCCCGCCGGCTTTACGGCGCGCGCGGCTTCTTGGCCCCGAGCCGCACCGACGGCGAGTACGGCTACATGCTGCACTTCGACAGTGGCTTTCCCGGGCACTGCTGGACGGGCGGCGCGGACTGGCTGCTGTACCCGCTGCTCGAGTACTACCAGACCACCGGGGACGTCGCCTTCCTGCGCGACCACCTCGGTCCCGCCCTGATCGAGCTGGCTCTCTTCTACGAGGACTTCCTCACCCGTACCGACTCGGCCGGCAAGGTGGTCTTCGTCCCGTCCTTCTCCATGGAGAACCGGCCGGCCAGCACGGGCCAGCTCCTCGCGATCAACGCCACCGGCGACATCATGGCCGGTCGACACGCGTTGACAGCTGCCGTCGACGCAGCCAACACGCTCGGCGTCGAGCAGGGTGCCGGACAGGGCGTGCAACGTTGGACCGCGCTGCTGGCCAGGCTCCCCGCCTATACCGTCAACGGCGACGGCGCGCTGGCAGAATGGTCCTGGCCCGGACTGACCGACAACTACAACCACCGACACGCCCATCATCTGTACGGTGCCTGGCCGCTGCACGAGATCAACCCGGAGGACCGGCCCGATCTCGTCCGCACCGCCCGCCGGGCGCTGGACCTGCGCGGCGACGAGAACCTCTCGGCCCACGGAAGCCTGCACCGGGCCCTGGCCCGGGCCCGCCTCAAGGATGGGCCCGGCGTGTACGCCAACCTGCTCAAAATCCTCGGCCGGAACATGGTGTTCCGGTCCCTGATGACCTCCCACAACCCGAATCTGAGCATCTACAACGCTGACGCCGCCAACGCTATCCCCGCGGTGCTCGCCGAGTCGCTGGTCTACACCCGGCCGGGCGTCCTGGAGTTGTTGCCCGCGCTACCGGACCAACTCCCCCGGGGCACCATCACGGGCGTCCGTGGCCGCAACCGGATCCTGATCCAGGAGCTCACCTGGGACACCAGCGCCCGCACCGCTACCGTCACCCTGAACTCGGCGATCGCCCAAGAGATCAGCCTGATCTGCCGCCGGGGCATCGCCTCCGTCACCGCCACCCCCGCGGTCACCGTCACCTCCTCCACCCTCGGCAACCACGCCCGGCGCGTCGCGCTGCCCGCCGCCACCACGATCCAGATCACCGTGGGTCTGTCGACAAACGCCCCCGCCGGAAAGTACCGGCTCGTCAACCGGAGCAGCGGCAAGGTGCTTGACGTCAACGGCGGGTCCACCGCCGACGGCGCGCGCATCATCCAGTGGACGTGGACCGGCGCCACCAACCAACAGTGGACCCTGGAACCCAACCCGGACGGGTCCTACCGCATCCGCAGCGTCAGCAGCGGCAAAGTGCTGCACAGCGCCAGCGGCTCTGCGCAGGGCGCGGCGCTGACCCAGTCGACCGACACCAACAGCGACAACCAGTGGTGGAAACTCGTGCCCGCCAGCACCAGCGGCTACCACCGGCTGGTCAACGTACGCAACGGCTGGTGCGCCGACGTGTCCGGCGCCTCGACGGCCGACGGAGGAAGCGTGATCCAGTGGCCGGTCACCAGCACCGGAGGCAACCAGGAATGGCAACTCGTCGCCCTGTAG
- a CDS encoding TetR/AcrR family transcriptional regulator, whose amino-acid sequence MPRQVDHEARRRHIAAAVWRLAASGGLEDATIRRVAAEAGVPARQVQYYFGTREDLLLGALELLNRDGEAEAQERVAALGPQPEPRSVLRSVLLELLPLDESRRQRHLVHMAYFVRLMTVDALRDRIRDAPPKLEDLIAMLLPEGRRDEADFLLAGTTGLQGQVLLGQLSAERAVELIDHQLDRLFAPME is encoded by the coding sequence ATGCCTCGCCAGGTCGACCATGAGGCACGGCGCCGCCACATCGCTGCTGCGGTATGGCGGCTGGCCGCGTCTGGAGGGCTCGAAGATGCGACGATCCGGCGCGTCGCGGCGGAGGCGGGAGTGCCCGCCCGGCAGGTGCAGTACTACTTCGGCACCCGCGAGGACCTGCTACTCGGCGCTCTCGAGCTCCTCAACCGCGACGGTGAGGCGGAAGCTCAGGAACGAGTCGCCGCACTGGGCCCCCAGCCGGAGCCTCGTAGTGTGTTGCGCAGCGTCCTGCTCGAACTTCTCCCGCTGGACGAGAGCCGCCGACAACGGCATCTGGTGCACATGGCGTACTTCGTTCGGCTCATGACCGTGGACGCACTACGCGATCGGATCCGCGATGCGCCGCCGAAGCTGGAGGACCTGATCGCCATGCTCCTGCCGGAGGGACGGCGCGACGAAGCGGACTTCCTGCTGGCGGGAACGACCGGCTTACAGGGCCAAGTGCTGCTCGGGCAGCTGAGCGCGGAACGGGCGGTCGAGCTGATCGATCACCAGCTCGACCGGCTCTTCGCGCCGATGGAGTGA